A region of [Bacteroides] pectinophilus DNA encodes the following proteins:
- a CDS encoding nucleotidyl transferase AbiEii/AbiGii toxin family protein — MLPLIYRNFNLISRFSEDIDLILDWRVLGYGKLEPWENQSNTKQDAFNKEANNRAEIFLTEQFCPTIKRNCH; from the coding sequence ATGTTACCCCTTATTTACCGAAACTTTAATCTGATCAGCCGTTTCTCAGAAGACATTGATCTGATTCTTGACTGGCGTGTACTGGGTTATGGAAAACTTGAACCCTGGGAAAACCAATCCAACACAAAACAGGATGCATTTAATAAAGAAGCTAATAACAGGGCTGAGATTTTTCTTACAGAACAGTTCTGTCCTACCATAAAAAGGAACTGTCATTAG
- the ttdA gene encoding L(+)-tartrate dehydratase subunit alpha, whose protein sequence is MSNEAQVKKLTDIMAQFVGFTAKKLPDDVIAKLQEMRDKEDTPMTKVIYDTMFRNQELALKLNRPSCQDTGVLQFWVKCGTRFPFIDDLEALLKEAVIQATVQTPLRHNSVETFDEYNTGKNVGKGTPTVWWDIVPNSDQCEIYTYMAGGGCTLPGNATVLMPGEGYEGVTKFVLDRMTTYGLNACPPLLVGVGVGTSVETAALNSKKALMRPVGSHNDNANAAKMEKLLEDGINSIGLGPQGMGGNYSVMGVNIENTARHPSAIGVAVNVGCWSHRRGHIVFDKDLNFTVDTHTGFEYKEEN, encoded by the coding sequence ATGTCAAATGAAGCACAAGTAAAGAAACTGACTGATATTATGGCGCAGTTCGTAGGATTTACCGCAAAGAAACTGCCGGATGATGTAATTGCAAAATTGCAGGAGATGAGAGACAAAGAGGACACTCCTATGACAAAGGTCATCTATGACACCATGTTCCGCAATCAGGAGCTGGCATTGAAATTAAACCGCCCGTCCTGCCAGGACACCGGTGTATTACAGTTCTGGGTAAAATGTGGTACGAGATTCCCTTTCATTGATGACCTTGAAGCATTGCTGAAAGAAGCAGTCATTCAGGCTACGGTTCAGACACCGCTTCGTCACAACTCAGTAGAAACTTTTGATGAGTACAATACCGGTAAAAATGTAGGAAAAGGAACTCCTACCGTATGGTGGGACATCGTTCCGAACTCCGACCAGTGTGAAATCTATACTTACATGGCAGGTGGCGGATGCACGCTTCCGGGAAATGCTACCGTTTTAATGCCGGGTGAAGGCTATGAGGGAGTGACCAAGTTTGTATTAGACCGCATGACAACTTACGGATTGAATGCATGTCCTCCACTTTTAGTTGGTGTCGGCGTCGGTACTTCCGTGGAAACAGCAGCATTAAACTCGAAAAAGGCACTGATGCGCCCGGTAGGTTCTCACAACGATAATGCCAACGCTGCTAAAATGGAGAAATTGTTGGAAGATGGTATTAATTCCATTGGCCTTGGACCGCAGGGTATGGGTGGCAATTACTCTGTCATGGGAGTTAATATTGAGAATACCGCACGTCATCCATCTGCGATTGGTGTGGCAGTGAATGTAGGCTGTTGGAGCCACAGAAGAGGACATATTGTATTTGATAAGGACTTAAACTTTACGGTAGA
- a CDS encoding methyl-accepting chemotaxis protein, with product MKKRKNLGKKLVTMLVSVGFFAVLITALNLMALQAIRGKNDVLIEQFEQYEEAVENNDTAVFETAKGEVAEAIRHINYRINGSIIFDLALVVADIIVIVLLSIVINKSIVRPAKRAKNDLDDIILGIESGQGNLTLRVFDETSDEIGQLANGVNHFIETLQNLMVKIQSVSKDMKESSYLVQNEAESSNMNASNVSATSEELAASMEEVSASLYDLAQGCNNLLKKMEGMNEDAKNSAMKMHEVKLTAENSYKEAIASKEKTVETFDGIQKDVAEAVEASKSVNEIAKLTENILNIAAQTNLLALNASIEAARAGEAGRGFAVVADEIRQLADSSRDTANNIQEISGKVIEAVNNLSGNATEMIRFVDEKVALDYDNFVKIIGNYDADSDQASNTFNEFAVKSKDSLGTMNDMNEGINNISIAIEESAKGVTNVAQEISQLVTAISAITVQADENKNLSEDLSDEVAKFEKV from the coding sequence ATGAAAAAGAGAAAGAACTTGGGAAAAAAGTTAGTAACAATGTTAGTGTCTGTAGGCTTTTTTGCAGTTTTGATTACAGCCTTGAATTTAATGGCATTACAAGCTATTCGAGGAAAGAATGATGTGCTTATAGAACAGTTTGAACAATATGAAGAAGCAGTGGAAAATAATGATACCGCGGTTTTTGAAACAGCAAAAGGAGAAGTGGCAGAAGCCATCAGACATATCAACTACAGAATAAATGGAAGCATCATTTTTGATCTTGCACTTGTGGTAGCTGATATTATTGTAATCGTACTTCTTTCGATTGTTATTAATAAGTCCATTGTTCGTCCGGCAAAAAGAGCAAAGAATGATTTGGATGATATCATTTTAGGTATAGAATCAGGACAGGGTAATCTTACGTTAAGAGTATTTGATGAAACCAGTGATGAAATTGGTCAGCTTGCAAATGGTGTCAACCATTTTATTGAAACATTACAAAATCTTATGGTAAAGATTCAGAGTGTATCAAAAGATATGAAAGAATCTTCCTATCTTGTACAAAATGAGGCGGAATCTTCAAATATGAATGCATCCAATGTGAGTGCAACATCGGAAGAACTTGCAGCATCCATGGAAGAGGTATCTGCTTCTCTATATGATTTAGCCCAAGGATGTAATAATCTGCTAAAGAAAATGGAAGGCATGAATGAGGATGCTAAGAACTCTGCAATGAAGATGCATGAAGTGAAGCTTACTGCAGAAAATAGCTATAAAGAAGCGATTGCATCAAAAGAAAAAACAGTAGAAACATTTGATGGCATTCAAAAGGATGTCGCGGAGGCAGTAGAAGCATCTAAGTCTGTAAATGAAATTGCAAAACTTACAGAAAATATCTTAAATATCGCAGCACAGACAAATCTTCTAGCACTTAATGCATCGATTGAAGCAGCAAGAGCAGGGGAAGCAGGCAGGGGCTTTGCCGTTGTTGCAGATGAAATCAGACAGCTTGCAGATAGTTCACGTGATACAGCAAACAATATTCAGGAAATCAGTGGAAAAGTTATTGAGGCAGTAAACAATCTGTCTGGAAATGCAACGGAAATGATTCGTTTTGTAGATGAAAAGGTAGCACTTGATTATGACAACTTTGTAAAAATTATTGGAAATTATGATGCTGATTCTGATCAGGCAAGTAATACATTTAACGAGTTTGCAGTTAAGTCAAAAGATAGCTTAGGTACAATGAATGATATGAATGAAGGTATCAATAACATTTCTATAGCAATTGAAGAATCTGCAAAAGGTGTTACAAACGTAGCACAAGAGATATCACAACTTGTAACAGCAATTTCAGCAATTACAGTGCAGGCGGACGAAAATAAGAACCTTTCGGAAGATTTATCGGATGAAGTAGCAAAATTTGAAAAAGTTTAA
- a CDS encoding helix-turn-helix domain-containing protein: MAEKRCYTVKEVQEMLGISRPTVYELLKKNEFRWIQIGNKYRISKKSFDEWLDQKHDM; encoded by the coding sequence ATTGCAGAAAAAAGATGCTATACCGTAAAGGAAGTACAGGAAATGCTTGGAATCAGCAGACCGACTGTATATGAGCTGTTGAAGAAAAATGAATTCCGCTGGATCCAGATTGGAAACAAATACCGTATTTCAAAGAAGAGTTTTGACGAATGGCTGGATCAGAAGCATGACATGTAG
- a CDS encoding SLC13 family permease translates to MSPTVITLIFLAFAIIMFVTEKIPLGLTSMIVCVGLVITGVLSVSDAFNGFINSNVILFVAMFIVGGALFETGMANEIGSLVTKFAKTERSLIIAIMVIVGVMSGFLSNTGTAAVLIPVVIGIAAKSGYKRSRLLMPLVFAAAMGGNLSLIGAPGNMIAQSALEPLGLKFGFFEYAIVGLPILIVGILFYATIGFKILPHHDTTDADDSIFDESRDFSNVPKWKKVLSLVILIVTLIGMIFEEQIGVKLCITGCVGAILLMVTGVISEKEALKSIDLKTIFLFGGTLSLAKALEVTGAGELIADKAIGALGENPSPVLFTFVVFILCCIMTNFMSNTATTALMAPICVSIAQGMGADPRAVLMACVIGGSCAYATPIGMPANTMVVGAGNYKFMDYVKCGMPLIVIATVVSMIILPIAFPFYP, encoded by the coding sequence ATGAGCCCGACAGTAATTACATTAATATTTCTGGCATTTGCCATTATCATGTTTGTTACAGAGAAGATTCCGCTCGGTCTGACATCCATGATTGTCTGTGTTGGTCTTGTAATTACCGGTGTGTTGAGCGTAAGTGATGCTTTCAATGGATTTATTAACAGTAACGTGATTCTGTTTGTTGCCATGTTCATTGTAGGCGGGGCATTGTTTGAAACCGGTATGGCAAATGAGATTGGAAGTCTGGTAACAAAATTTGCAAAAACAGAACGCAGTCTGATTATCGCAATCATGGTAATTGTGGGAGTTATGAGCGGTTTTCTTTCTAACACCGGTACGGCAGCAGTTCTTATTCCGGTTGTAATTGGAATAGCAGCGAAGTCAGGGTATAAGCGTTCAAGACTTTTAATGCCGTTAGTATTTGCAGCAGCGATGGGAGGAAATCTTTCCCTGATTGGTGCGCCCGGCAATATGATCGCACAATCTGCACTTGAACCATTGGGACTGAAATTTGGCTTTTTCGAGTATGCGATTGTTGGTCTGCCGATTCTGATTGTTGGTATTCTATTTTATGCTACGATCGGATTTAAAATTTTACCACATCATGACACAACGGATGCAGATGATTCTATTTTTGATGAATCACGGGATTTCAGTAATGTTCCAAAGTGGAAAAAAGTATTATCTCTGGTGATTCTGATTGTTACTTTGATTGGAATGATTTTTGAAGAACAGATTGGTGTAAAACTTTGTATCACAGGCTGCGTGGGAGCTATTTTATTAATGGTCACCGGAGTTATTTCCGAAAAAGAAGCGTTAAAATCCATTGATTTAAAGACCATTTTCCTGTTTGGCGGTACGCTTTCCCTGGCAAAGGCACTTGAAGTTACAGGAGCCGGAGAGCTGATTGCAGACAAGGCGATTGGAGCGTTGGGAGAAAATCCTTCCCCGGTATTATTTACCTTTGTAGTATTTATTTTATGCTGTATCATGACGAACTTTATGTCAAATACAGCTACCACAGCCCTGATGGCACCGATTTGTGTTTCCATTGCTCAGGGTATGGGAGCAGACCCGAGAGCGGTTCTGATGGCATGTGTTATCGGAGGTTCCTGTGCTTACGCAACTCCAATCGGAATGCCTGCCAATACGATGGTAGTCGGAGCCGGCAACTATAAATTTATGGATTATGTAAAATGCGGAATGCCGTTAATCGTCATTGCAACCGTGGTCAGCATGATAATTTTACCAATCGCATTCCCATTTTACCCGTAG
- a CDS encoding XRE family transcriptional regulator — protein MKDLGKTIAKYRKEHKLNQSQLAKELENYDIYVKQNSISAWELGTATPNARQFLALCEILEIYDIYTDFIGQSPLNPFRNLNETGMNKVLEYIRDLESTGNYKPADIIPIHVIQERKVFYNTVSAGTGSFLDSDEYEMISSPDIPEAATFGVYVDGDSMEPRYHNKDLIWIEQTACLDDGEIGIFYLDGNAYVKKFQNNRLGTYLISLNKKYDPIPVTENSSFKIFGRVLS, from the coding sequence ATGAAAGATTTAGGAAAGACCATTGCTAAATACAGAAAAGAACATAAGCTGAACCAGAGCCAGCTTGCAAAAGAACTGGAAAACTATGACATCTATGTAAAGCAGAATTCAATCAGCGCCTGGGAGCTTGGCACAGCAACACCAAATGCCAGACAATTTCTCGCCTTATGTGAAATTCTTGAAATATACGATATCTATACGGATTTTATTGGTCAAAGTCCCCTTAACCCATTCCGAAACCTGAATGAAACGGGAATGAACAAGGTTCTTGAATATATCAGAGATCTGGAAAGCACCGGCAACTATAAACCGGCAGATATCATTCCTATTCACGTGATCCAGGAAAGAAAAGTATTTTACAATACAGTTTCTGCCGGTACCGGCTCTTTCCTCGATAGCGATGAATATGAGATGATTTCCTCTCCTGATATTCCGGAAGCCGCAACCTTCGGTGTATATGTAGATGGTGACAGTATGGAGCCTAGATATCATAATAAGGATCTCATCTGGATTGAACAGACAGCATGCCTTGATGATGGCGAAATAGGTATTTTCTATCTTGATGGAAACGCATATGTGAAGAAATTTCAGAATAACAGACTCGGAACCTATCTCATATCACTGAATAAAAAATATGATCCAATCCCGGTTACAGAGAATAGTTCCTTCAAAATATTCGGCCGTGTTCTTTCATAA
- a CDS encoding helix-turn-helix domain-containing protein, which produces MNTDMDIDINTMTDTITYKLVEARADLGITQKELASATGISLKTIANIESKQHIPSLLYAMRIADFFHKPVTSLFCYHPGVQQTPSKGDDLNE; this is translated from the coding sequence ATGAATACTGATATGGATATAGACATAAACACCATGACAGACACAATTACTTACAAACTTGTTGAAGCAAGGGCAGATCTTGGCATTACCCAGAAAGAACTTGCATCAGCAACCGGCATCAGCCTGAAAACTATTGCCAATATCGAGTCAAAACAGCATATTCCTTCTCTGCTATACGCCATGAGAATTGCAGATTTTTTTCACAAACCGGTAACAAGCCTGTTCTGCTATCATCCTGGTGTTCAGCAGACTCCCTCTAAAGGAGATGATCTGAATGAATAA
- a CDS encoding helix-turn-helix domain-containing protein gives MDNLTGADNIRKEMEMEENMASGKLAKKKTMSVPEMRKLLGIKKTESYWLVHRNFFKTEIINGQMRVDLESFEKWYVNQVKHKKVNGEDPGAELTKKSYSFRDAANLLGIHSSNLYEIWREEKLETFTVDFTKRIPIEVFEKWYENQIMYQKVGKMPTITDLQADFIPLHEAAALLGITKEKMSVITRASRFKDCFEIQVFEDKKWISKKSFQHFLNAQSVYQVVKKSEQVKQDNQESMETKEYISRSEAAALAGVTSGTITKWMQMERFSCVGAGKVLRINRKEFLQWLKEYQEGAG, from the coding sequence ATGGATAATCTTACAGGTGCAGATAATATAAGAAAAGAGATGGAGATGGAAGAAAATATGGCATCCGGAAAGCTGGCAAAGAAGAAAACAATGTCTGTTCCGGAGATGCGGAAACTTCTGGGAATCAAAAAGACAGAGAGCTACTGGCTGGTACACAGGAATTTTTTCAAGACGGAGATCATCAATGGCCAGATGCGTGTTGATCTGGAGAGTTTTGAAAAATGGTATGTAAACCAGGTAAAACATAAAAAAGTGAATGGCGAAGATCCGGGAGCTGAACTGACAAAGAAATCTTATTCTTTTCGTGATGCGGCAAATCTTCTTGGAATCCATTCTTCAAACCTGTATGAGATATGGCGTGAAGAAAAACTGGAGACTTTTACGGTAGATTTTACAAAGAGAATTCCCATTGAGGTATTTGAAAAATGGTATGAGAATCAGATCATGTATCAGAAAGTAGGAAAGATGCCTACGATCACGGATCTGCAGGCAGATTTTATTCCATTGCACGAAGCGGCAGCACTTCTTGGAATTACGAAGGAGAAGATGTCTGTAATCACCAGGGCAAGCAGATTTAAGGACTGTTTTGAAATTCAGGTGTTTGAGGATAAGAAGTGGATTTCAAAAAAGAGTTTTCAGCATTTTCTGAATGCGCAGAGTGTATATCAGGTTGTGAAGAAGTCGGAGCAAGTAAAGCAGGATAATCAGGAGAGTATGGAGACAAAAGAATATATTTCCCGATCAGAGGCAGCGGCTCTTGCAGGAGTTACAAGCGGAACAATCACAAAATGGATGCAGATGGAACGCTTTTCATGTGTTGGAGCCGGGAAAGTTCTGAGAATAAACCGCAAAGAATTTCTGCAATGGCTGAAAGAATACCAGGAAGGAGCTGGATAA
- a CDS encoding LysR family transcriptional regulator produces MTLTQLEYFCMVCRYHSITRAAEALYVSQPTISTSIRDLEKEFHLKFFNHGKNRISLTKDGETFYQKAEFILKQTQELYTDFSNIEKKRHPLRIGIPPMISTVFFPRVTDQFQEQYNIPIQLLEYGSLRARTLVDSEQLDIAMANMDFYNLDKYNSYVMMEDRYVYCVSKTHRYAGEKEITIDMLKDEPIILFNTDSVQTQTIVTRLRSAGITPNVHMYCSQLVTVLNFVRGGKCGAFLYSSLATNPRDFVAIPVFPEITSKFGIIWKKGVFVPDQLTKFVKFIQEYDVTPYLPKL; encoded by the coding sequence ATGACACTGACACAATTAGAATACTTTTGTATGGTATGCCGCTACCATAGTATTACCCGCGCGGCTGAGGCGCTCTACGTCTCCCAGCCTACGATCTCCACTTCGATCCGAGATCTAGAAAAAGAGTTTCATCTGAAATTTTTTAACCATGGAAAGAACAGAATTTCCCTCACCAAAGACGGTGAGACTTTTTATCAGAAAGCAGAATTTATTCTAAAACAGACGCAGGAACTGTACACCGACTTTTCAAATATTGAAAAAAAGCGGCACCCGCTGCGGATCGGTATTCCTCCTATGATCAGCACGGTATTTTTTCCGCGGGTGACCGACCAGTTTCAGGAGCAGTATAATATTCCCATTCAACTTTTAGAATATGGCTCCCTCCGCGCCCGTACTTTAGTCGACAGTGAACAGTTAGATATTGCCATGGCAAATATGGATTTTTATAATCTGGATAAATATAACAGTTATGTCATGATGGAAGACAGATATGTCTACTGTGTTTCCAAGACGCACCGGTATGCCGGTGAAAAAGAAATTACAATTGATATGTTAAAAGATGAGCCCATTATCTTATTCAATACGGACTCTGTTCAGACCCAGACAATCGTCACCCGTCTGCGCAGTGCCGGGATCACACCAAATGTCCACATGTACTGCAGCCAGCTCGTTACTGTTCTTAATTTTGTCCGGGGTGGTAAATGTGGTGCTTTTTTATATTCCTCTCTTGCTACCAATCCCCGTGATTTTGTTGCGATTCCGGTTTTCCCGGAAATCACCAGTAAATTTGGTATCATCTGGAAAAAGGGAGTTTTTGTGCCGGATCAGTTAACTAAATTTGTAAAGTTTATTCAGGAGTACGATGTTACCCCTTATTTACCGAAACTTTAA
- a CDS encoding nucleotidyl transferase AbiEii/AbiGii toxin family protein gives MFTNPSTLQVIRLEIGALAAWTPAKIASIEPYTAVYYPKIFEQKNTEILTVSPERTFWG, from the coding sequence CTGTTCACAAATCCTTCTACCCTACAAGTAATCCGCCTGGAAATCGGAGCATTAGCAGCCTGGACACCTGCTAAGATTGCAAGCATTGAACCGTATACAGCTGTATACTACCCAAAAATCTTTGAGCAGAAAAATACTGAAATTCTTACCGTTTCACCAGAGCGTACCTTTTGGGGTTAA